From Carassius auratus strain Wakin chromosome 22, ASM336829v1, whole genome shotgun sequence, a single genomic window includes:
- the LOC113040294 gene encoding uncharacterized protein LOC113040294, which produces MFHSFVSCCFCLCHLAGVFADTAPVKSVSVMEGDSVTLHPDAELQTDDVIQWRFGSENTLIAAINRGTGSFSTITDRLTLDKTTGSLTITDTTITDAGLYQIRASIIYRFSVTVYARLPVPVISSNSSQNPSSSSSSSQQNCSLVCSVVNVSHVTLSWYKGNSLLSSISVSDLSISLSLPLDVECLDDLYRCVVAYSFTNQTTLLNNTQLCQPCSESVHCCGSTEAVIRLVVSTLVGVATVAVLVYDIRPRKEEQQRSQDLIPTNHALVPDSKKLKEEDEMYEGVSLTPSTSKQSWAHELSIYKHHK; this is translated from the exons ATGTTTCACTCGTTTGTCTCGTGCTGTTTTTGCTTGTGCCATTTGGCTG GTGTGTTTGCTGATACAGCcccagtgaagtcagtgtcagtgatggagggagattcggTCACTCTACACCCTGATGCTGAACTACAGACAGATGATGTAATCCAGTGGAGGTTTGGATCTGAAAACACTCTCATAGCTGCCATCAACCGAGGGACTGGAAGCTTCTCCACAATTACTGACAGACTGACACTGGACAAGACGACTGGATCTCTAACCATCACAGACACCACGATCACAGACGCTGGACTTTATCAGATCAGAGCGAGCATCATATACAGATTCAgtgttactgtctatg ctcgtctgcctgttcctgtcatcagcagtaactcttcacaaaatccctcatcatcatcatcttcatcacagcagaattgttcactggtgtgttcagtggtgaatgtgagtcatgtgactctctcctggtacaaaggaaacagtttattgtccagcatcagtgtgtctgatctcagcatcagtctctctctacctctggacgTGGAGTGTCTGGATGATTTATACAGATGTGTTGTGGCTTATTCattcacaaaccagaccacacttCTCAACAACACTCAGCTCTGTCAACCATGTTCAG AATCTGTCCACTGctgtggttctactgaagctgtgatccgattggtcgtttccactctggtgggcgtggctactgtcgctgtgctggtttatgacatcagaccCAGGAAAGAAGAACAGCAGAGAAGTCAAGACCTCATACCAACTAACCATGCTCTCGTACCAGACAGCAAG AAACTTAAAGAGGAGGATGAGATGTATGAAGGTGTGAGTTTGACACCTAGTACATCCAAGCAGTCCTGGGCTCATGAACTCTCTATATACAAACACCACAAGTGA